In Buchnera aphidicola (Sipha maydis), the following proteins share a genomic window:
- the gpmA gene encoding 2,3-diphosphoglycerate-dependent phosphoglycerate mutase produces the protein MTFKIVFLRHGESEWNKYNKFTGWYDVNLNDKGKKEAKKAGLLLKKKNITFDLAYTSVLKRAIFTLWSVLKKVNQPWLKIYKTWRLNERHYGCLQGLNKDSVIQIYGKKNIFNWRRSFSVVPPYISKFNDYWSGYDSRYSHMNKNDIPLGESLKLTLKRILPYWEKNIIPKIKKNKKILIVAHGNTLRSLIKYLSKIPEKDVPDLNIPTGQPIIYEFNKNCEPIKYYFLKK, from the coding sequence ATGACATTTAAAATAGTTTTCTTAAGACATGGAGAAAGTGAATGGAATAAATATAATAAATTTACAGGATGGTATGATGTAAATTTAAATGATAAAGGAAAAAAAGAGGCAAAAAAAGCAGGATTATTATTAAAAAAAAAAAATATAACATTTGATTTAGCATATACTTCTGTTTTAAAGAGAGCTATTTTTACTTTATGGAGTGTGTTAAAAAAAGTTAATCAGCCATGGCTAAAAATTTATAAAACATGGAGATTAAATGAAAGACATTATGGTTGTTTACAGGGATTAAATAAAGATAGTGTGATTCAAATATATGGTAAAAAAAATATTTTTAATTGGAGAAGAAGTTTTTCTGTTGTTCCTCCTTATATAAGTAAATTTAACGATTATTGGTCAGGATATGATTCTCGTTATTCCCATATGAATAAAAATGATATTCCTTTAGGAGAAAGTTTAAAATTAACTTTAAAAAGAATTCTTCCGTATTGGGAAAAAAATATTATTCCAAAGATAAAAAAAAATAAAAAAATTCTTATTGTTGCGCATGGAAATACTTTACGATCATTAATAAAATATTTATCCAAAATTCCAGAAAAAGATGTTCCAGATTTAAATATACCAACAGGTCAACCTATTATATATGAGTTTAATAAAAATTGTGAACCTATAAAATATTATTTTTTAAAAAAATAA